AGGAGATTGTTTAATAAGATATTCTGTCGATAGGGAGAGCTGGTCAGCCGCCAGCCACACAAATCACAATGGTGACCTTACTTTTGATGCATATGTAAACACGCACTAGAGAACAAAGGATGTTGCCCAGTGCAGCAGTGCTGATTTCACAGAGAAAACGACGCCTACCTGCATGTGACCCCGGCCTTCGTTTTTTATTAACATATCGATCACAATCATAGGCCTAATCAGCCAACCAGAGCCTAATTCTATGGAACAAATAATCAACCGTACGTCTCTCTGTTGGGATCTTGCCTCTTGGAGGCCAAGACGACGCACCTCTCTCACATGCTTGCTGCATTTTCATATGGAAGAGAATACCATCTTGCCATGCAGCCACTGGATCGAAGGCATCGCAAGATCAGTCAATTTGTCTCATGAATTGTCGGCGACAAGTATAACATGCATGCATCCATCGCAACGCAAGAAGAGTCAAATTGTTTCATGCATTGCCGGTGAGGTaacatgcacgcatgcatgctgGATGCTTAGCTGTAGCAATGGACGGTGGAGGACGGTGCATGGCTGTATAGCCTAGGTAATTAAGTAACTCAAGTAGAGGAGGATGCATGCTACGAACATGGATGGATGATGGCTACGGGAACGACAGAGGGAGATCCGTATCTGCTACTCTATTGTCGGTACGAGTGCAACTATGCAAGGAAGCCTTGCAGATCAAactcttcttctcctctgctccCTCGACCCGTCCCATTCAGTTCAAGAGGGGCGTCAAAAGGTTTCTCCCTTTGTCCGGGGAATAGTTTTCCCACACCTTCCACGCGTGTTGTGGAAGTAACCGGACGCGCTTTATTAGTTTCGTGAAGGCCGCTATTGTTTTTGACACGGTACAAACGCAGACGTTTATACAACACATAATACACTCACCCCGACGAACGGGCATATATACGCACACCGTATCACTATGAGCATGTcggagagactgagccggcacaTCATTTTAAAATTGACAAACATGGATGAAATGTAACATGAGTACTAAGCAACGGCGGAGCTACGTCGTATGCTGCAGGGGCCATGGCCCCTCCAGCCAGGGTAAATTATGCAAAAGAAAGGGAAAATATGGAGGGGAAAATTAGGGAAAATATGGACTTTTGCCCCCCTCAATCATCCCTATTTTCTGCTTTGCACCCCCAAAGGATTTTACTTAGCTCCGCCAGTGGTACTAAGCATGTCATGGCGTGACCGTGGAGTGGCTACACCGTTCATACACATCAAAGCATAATTTTGACTTACAAAGATGATATCTTTTTCTTTTGTGGCGGCAGACAAAGATGATGTCTTCAACAAGACCTACCGTGAAGTGCACCATGCGTTGAAGCACCACTGCGAAGTGCCACCGTGGGCAGCTCAGATAAATCCATCCGGCAAGCATATCTTCTATTAATGTGCTAAGGGCAAATCCGACGAAGATCACCAAGTGGACATAACAAAATGTCCGTGGACAGGTCCGGGCGTGTCCGCGAACGGTGGTCTGGGCTCCGGCCATCCAATCCCAGTCACCCGATGTCCGTTCGTTCATTTTTTTCTATGTGCAAAGTACATTGCGCAATTCTTCAGATAATTGGAAAAATATCCCAGTACAACAAATATCACAATTCTTCTAACTAAAACTAATTGATGTACCAGACGATGACCTCCGCCGTCGTCCGAGGCATCGTCGCGAAATGGAGCAAGTGGTCGCCAATACGAGTTATGTGAGCGAAGTCTCTCATCCTTCTCATATGGGAGGAGAGACTTCGCTCACATTTATGGTTacctttgttgttgttgttgttgttgttgtttgcgTGAATATTATTTGGTGTCATCATGTATTTACAGAATATTTATTAATTTTATTTCCTATATAATAATTCAATTATAGCCACACATTGTACGAATTTTTATTTGATGCATACAAAACAAAGCACTATGCAATTCCATTGTTTGTCATCAAAACATGATTTGGTATTGGAACCTCACCCAGATTCCATGAGCATCCAAAAAAGAAAATTCGTATTCATGTTCACTACAATTTCATGGCTGAATTGGAAAACTAATTCAATATGGAGGCCTCAAATACGAACACCCAAACGCAACATTAAGTGGTATCACTAACAAATAATGTTCGCATGCTCCTAAATTTTTGGAGCGGTAAAAATTAAACTAGAAAATATGTAATTAAGAGATGACATCTTGTGGAATTGATATAATTGTCTTATCATTAGTATTAAGAGATTTCCTTATCATTTCTCTCTCTCTTGCAACTCAAGAATTATCCTGGATGGCATCCATAATATATGAACACTGCATATCTTTAGTGCCACaaggccaaataaaataaagaataAATTCCAGGTTTTACCTCCTATTTTGAAATTTCCGACGCTAATTATCTCATTTTACAGTTTTGCATGTGGATTAGACCATTTAGCTCCTGTTTTTACACAATTTAGAGAATGATTTATTAGTTTTACCAGTTGTAGCGAATATTTTTCCAGTTTTACCCCTTTCAGTTATCGAGCGTGGTATGCTAGGCTGGCCTCCGCTGCCACTAACACCAGTCTGCCACATCGCGATTGTCCTCCTTGCATTTTTTTTCTCGCGCTTGATCTAGTTCGCAGCCCTAAGTCAGACTTCTCCACTCACCCGCAAGCAAATGTTTAGGAGAACCAAAAACATGATGCAGCTTTTATGTGTGTATGAGAATCATACGAGAAAAAAACTATGTACGAGTAAGCCATTCGACGCATTCATGCATAGAGAAAAAATCTACAGAAAAGTATGACATCGCATGCTACATGTACCGACTTCTCAGACACACTATAACATCGATGTTGAAAATCTAAATGGGGTAAAAACTGGCCAAACTTCCGCTAAATGAGATAGTTTAGATGAAAAGATGCTAAATAGTATAATTTAACGTCACAACTTCCAAAGTAAAAGTAAAAACTAGAATTCAGTCTAAATAAATTATATTTCATTATATTTTAGAACATCCATTTCATATATAGTACCTCTTGTCTTTATTGTGTTCTTCAAATTCCAAatagttactccctccgttccaaaatatagtgcTTACTCTATTTTCGTGcttcaactttgaccataaatttaaccaacgagaccAACTGCGGCGGGAGCAAAAGTTATACCAGTGAATTCGTATTCAAAGAAGTTTTCACTAATATATTTTTTTCtcccgccgcagtcggtctcgtttgtcaaatttatggtcaaaattggACCTCGGGAAGCACGGGTgcactatattttggaatggagggagtatgacaTCCATGAGCCCACCTTGATCTACGTGATACCAAACAAACAATGCTTGACCCAAGCATGGATAAGGCGTTTTTATCGGCAGGAACGGGCCTTATATTCCATCTTTTTGTCCGCTCAGACCCGTAGCCCATTGGACCGCCCCCCACACGCATGAACCATCAAAAAATAAAAGTGATCCCACTAAAAAAAGTGAACTACATAAGAATTGTGCGCAACTTCCAGATCTCATCTACTGTGACCGAACGACGGAGAAATCGTATTCGGTGCTTGCCGCGCCAAATAGCACCGTTTTTGTACGCAGCACACATGTACTGGGCCGGTCCATAGAATGTTCTTTTTTCTTTGATTCCAGTTATTTTTCCTTTTTGTGTTTTTCTTCTGAGTTTATTTTACATTTTTTCCTCTTTATTATTTTACATTTTCCTTTTTTGTTCTCATTTAAAAATTCTTGTTTTTTGCAAATTTGGATTCAcgcatttttttcaaatttggcTGGTTATTTAATTCATGAATTTTTTAATCCGTGAAGTTTAAAAGAACATTTAAAGTTTACATTTGTGAGTTTTTAAAAATGTTGAAATATTTAAAAATTCACACATTGAACCATAATATCTCACGCAGGTCCTCTTGCAGAGCCGCATGTAGGCTCAAGCGCCGCTGCGGTGCCCGCTTGTCACACATGGTCTCGCCGGACGGGATCTTGGGGAGGGCTGGTGAGAGAGGCAAAGAGGGGAGAGAGATACAGAGATTTCTTGTGTCTTTTTTTGGGTTGGGTCCAACCTGTAGAGAGACGTGGAATTTTTCTATAAAAAAATTGTGCACAAAACGTCTCATAGACAGTCAAACCCCTTTGGCCGGATGGAAATGTCACGAAAGGACATTTATATCAGGGAACCAAATCGCAAAGGGGCAAAGTTGAGCAGTCTTTGAAATTAGGAGTATAGCTAAGTAGTGAGTTCGAGTTGAGGGCTGAAATAAATTGAACCaacttttttttttcaaatatgaAATTGTTTCTTCGAATGTCATCATTTTTAAAATGCATGAAAATTATTCAAATCCACGAATGTTATGGAGAAATTCATGAATATATTTTTAAATTCACGGACATTTTTCAAAtctgtgaacatttttaaatttaTGAACTATTTTTCCAATTCGACATTTTTTAATTTCACCATTTTCGTGGATTTTGTAagcatttttttttgttttttgaattcaCAGACAATCTTCGAACCAGTGAAGAATTTTCTAAAATTCGTGATTGATTCAAATTCATTAGAAAATAGTAGCTGTTTCTTCTAAACCAACGAGCGACAAAAGAAAAGATCAAGCAAGTGACCTTACGTCGACCAGTGTGCGATGAACTCCCATTAGAGCTTCAGCCTAAGAATGTCCGCGCGTGCATTGCATGGCAGAGTGGCGGCTGAAGCGCTAAAAAGGAGCTCCCTGAAAGACAACTCTCCTCTGGTGCGCCCAGAAGGAGGTCTACCAAATAACATGCGCACCATCACTTCCTACGAGCTGATTTGGGAAAGCTTCTATGGAATGATCTGGAACGATGTTTGAAACTTCCACGTTTTTTCTTTTGTTCTGTGTGTTTGATTTGTGCATCGAATTTATTCTggtttttttggtatttttgtttgctattttattattttttcttctttttatcaAAGACATGTCGACCCATATACACGTTGAAGCTTTTTTTctttgaacatttttcaaatacatgttgaATCTTTTTGCGGGTAAATATGGGTTGAAATTTTTAGTGTAATACATGTTGAACATTGCACATTGAGATTTTTTTCTATACGGGTAGAATACTTTTGAGATAAACGTGGAACATTTGTCAAATGCATGTGGAACATTTTGCTGAATACTTGTTGAACATTTTGTCCAATGCACATTGACCATTCTAAAATACGTGGTGAGCATATTTTAAACACAATTGGCCATTTCAGTAAATGCCATGAAGATTATTAAAATTTTCTAAACCTTTTTAAAGCGTTACAAACAATTTTTAAATGCCACAATTTTTTGAATGGTACAAAGCTTTTTCCAGAAATTATATGAACAATATTTTTACGTTTCATAAAGTTTTGTAAAGAATTCATAACCATACTTTTaaaatgttgaacattttttAGCTGTGATGAACCATTTTTTTTGAATGCTATCAGTTTTTCTAAATAATACGTGGAGAATTGTTTTACATTACATTAACATTTTTAATGAGCGGTGAGCTTTTTTATTGTATGAACAATTTGTTAATACACTTTAGTTTTTTAAAACATTTTTCAGACGAACATtacattgaacattttttgacTGCATGTTAATCATTTTTTTAGATAACATTGATCATTTTTTAACATATTTTAGTTTTTATAAATATATGTTAAATTTTACATATACAGATTGAACATTGTTTTAGTgcatgttgaacattttttaatacatgttgaTTATTTTATTAAATAGTTGGGAAAATTGCATCATTCATGGGGAAGGTTTTTATGTGTCACGAAGATTCTTACGAAATTTGTCAAATAATCTTTACATTTCATAACATTTATTATGAATCACGTGAACAAAATTTTATATTTGTCACAAGCAGTTTTATCAAATTACATGAAATTTTTTCTAAACATGTGAACCATTTTGAAttttatgaacatttttgaaaagtACGTGAATCTTGGAGCTGCCCCAAAAAATTTGCAGCACAATTATATATATAGGGTAACTGCTGGGCTGCTCTATTTTACATCACTTGTTGGTAGACCCTGGACATGGACAGCCCGGCCTGAAAGCCTGACATCCGGGCTGGGCTCGGGCTCAGCTGTTCTGCGTGAAGCCCGGCCAGAAATCCCGAAAATAAGCCTGAACATGGCATAAATTATTattttattacaaatataggtacAATATATATGTTTAGTATCCAAAAAATTAATATTTTAATAAAAAAAAGTGTTAATGTGTTTTGGGCCGAGCCAGGCTGGGCATTGGCTTGGGATTTTACGGTCAGGCTTTACAAAGGCCGGCCCGAACCAAGCCCGGCCCAGAGAATGCCCAGTTGGAGATGCTTTAACGTACCTGCTCATTTATGTGCCTGTAACTTtacctcaaaaaaaaaaaaattatGTGCCTGTAAGGCACTTCTGAATTGATGCCTTAAGTTTGATTGCCTGATGTTGAATAATCAGTGAGGCTTTATGGCTCACACGCAAACAAAACTTGATTGGACTCTCAAGACAGTAGCTGGCCATGAAAATGATGCACCTTCATGGCATCTATCACATGACCGTGATCGCAAACTTGCTGGCGATCGAAAAGGCAGACATGCATGTACCCATCAGCGATGCATGCCGACGGCCAGCAGCCACCCGGAATCGAATGAAGCAACAGCGGTACAGAATAGTAATAAACGTGGGTGGAAGGAATCCAGCCCGGTAAAAACTGTCAAGACAATAGTGAACCCGATGGACATCACGCGTGCGTGCGGGCCATCGTTGCCGACTACAGCACACGGCGATCGACGGCAGCGGCAGCGGTGCAACAGCAATGCCGGGAGATCCACACAAAATCTGCCCTAATAATGCAGCTACAGTACCTGGGAGAAGCCAGCCATGGAACGGCATCGACGGAGGCCGTGAGCTCACCCGTCACCATGCTGGCTGCCACATCATGACTGACTGGGCTTTCACTTGCCTCGATCGCTGGACGGCCAGGGAGGGGAGGGGAGCTGCTCCGTCGCTCTCGTCCCTCCTCCGGTCCGGTTGAGTCGTGCGTGGGTGTGCCGTGCCACCGTCCACGTGTGCGGTCCGCGGGGTCGCCTGGTGGCGGATGCTGACTCGGCTCGCCTCGGCCGTGCACATCATGCGCACgttctccttttctttttctgttgtgATTGACAGTGAAACGGGCAGGAGAGGTTCCAAACATGCGTCCTCCCTTTTGTATATTTGATTGAAGCTTTTCAAGATGTCTTCTTCGACCTTTTTGGAGATGCCGGCATCGACGATGGAGCCGCTTGCTGCAAATAGTGAGCCGACCGTGGACGCACCACCCTACGGAGAAGATGATTGACGTGGGCTGACTACGTACTCTGTCCCCGTTTTACGACGCACGTGGTGCGAATACGCATTTTTCATTTTAATTTTGAAACATCAACTACTAGATATGTGCTCGCACGTTTGTTTGTTGCATATATAAACCTAGCTAGTGCATGCAACACTGCATCTGCGTGAATATGATTGAGCTGGAGACCCTCCCTGGACGACAGAGGTATCTGTCTGACTGTGGCTGTGGGGTTGGTGGGGAGGGAGGggaggagcccatggatgaattGAAAGGGATTCTGCGGCTGCGTTTTGTGGTCTCTGATGCAAAGGCAGGCGATTTCCTGTTCCTTTGTGCTGGTAGATCTAGTCCCTGATGCTTCGGGAGGTTCAAGTGGTGTGTAGTCGGTTCTAGCCAGTCAGACTGCTTGGTTTTCTTAATGAAAATCGGGGCCCGTTCTACGTTGTGCTGCTCACAAAAATTCGTTTGTCAAGTATTTTCTTTTCGGAATTCACGAGGTACGGCATTTAGTTATGGGAGCCATGTAACTGTACTTTGATTACGTCAGGTACGTATAAGGGCATAGCCCTAGGATGATGCCCCGTAGGCCATGTAGGATCGGGTATCAAGAAAAGTAGGTTCGGATGATGTATCGGGATCCTCGGCGTGAGGCGGGTGCTTAGGAAGAAAAATGTGGTCAGATACATAAAGTTGAAAAAGTTAAAGCGGAGAGTAGTGATGCATGTGTGATGGGAGTCTACTTTATATTCTTTGACGTGTTTCTCTTCTGAAGAAAAATACAACATGATTGCTTTCCCCAAAAATACAAAATACAAAGATTGCATACAAAATGAATAAGAAATTAGACAACTTGAACTTGAAATAGTCACTTATATTTGGTGGTAGGCATCCATGCCCTTTTAATTTACCCGTAATTGATTTACAGGTGACCAACATCATCTAATTCATCTTACTAAAACCAAAACCGGAACCAAAAACATAAATCAAGATGACAGGTAGACTTGCTGGTGCTCCACCGCTAAAAATCTGTCCAAGATAAAAGGAAGCTCCACGGACCGAGCAAAAAATCCATTACTTGTTGTAAGTGATCAGTCTAATCGAGGACTACCAAGTCGGCGTCCGTGAATATCCGGTTGTACGACGAATCCATGTCGTGCACAATGAGCTTCTCAGCGGTGATGGTGGCGCTGGTGGCATTGTTGAACAGGTAGACCCCCGCCGCCGCGTAAATGGCCTCCGTCGGGTACGCCCTCGACGTCGCCGTCATCCTCCCGCCCATGACGAAGCTCTGCACGATGGAGTGGTCCACGAGCACCCTAACGGAAAAATCCTCGCCGTCGAGCACCGGCACCGTGCTACCCACCACCTCCTTCGCCACATCAGTGGCATGCGTCGACCGCAACTCATCGTGGCAGAAGTGCGTTCGAAGAACGCCATCGAGGCCCTTGGACACATAAAAGTACACCGCCGTCTGTTCTGTCAGGGCGGCGTTGGCGAGGACGAGAATGCCGAAGGGGCCGAGCGCGCCGCGGGTGGCGGCGCCGCTGGTCATGGTGCAGTTGTAGCTGACATCAACCTCAttgagggcctcgatggcagagGCGTTGATGCGGAAGGATGCCTCGATGTCGAGTTGGGAGGTCTGGTGGAGGGGGAGGGAGACGACGGATCCGGCACCGACAGTGATACCGCTGAGATCGGTGGTGTTGATGCGGAGGGTATCGAGCTCCTCCACCGGCCATTGGATGAGGTTTGTCCGGGTCTTCTCGTCAAGCTCCACCGTTCTCGGAATCGActgcacacacaacacacacacactcaaTAATATCGGGTCGGAATAGTGCTGCACGCACTGTTGTTACTGGCCCAACATGCATCTACCCCACCCAGCATGCAAAATTGACGGTGCAGCAAATGACGACTAACGGTGATAACTGTAAAGTAAAACAGCCATGTCGATGATGGTTACCTGAAGGTTGGCCCACCCCTTGGCCGCATCGGCACTCCAGGAGTCGGTCTCGACGACGTACCCCCAGACGATCCGCCGCTCCTTCACGGGGTCGTAGAAGGACTTGGACGCGTCGTACCTGCCATAGTCGTACCGCAGCGCGACGCCGAGTTCCCGCTCGGTGTCGATCGGCGTCCATGTGTTGGCCGCCGCGTCGAACCTCCCGAGCGCGTAATAGTCGCGCCGGTCGTCGTCGCTGCTCTCCTTGAGCACGTACAGCACGTCCTTGGCCGTCGAATTGTACATGTCGCTGGCCTTGCGGCCACCGCCGACGGCGAACATGTCGATGCACTCGTACATGCCGGTGCCGGCGGGCCCGCGGTACAAGTACCCCGGTATCAACTCGTAGCTGACGAAGTCCTTGGTCTTGTACGTGAAGACGATGCCGGAGTGGTCCGTGTCGTTCTTGGAGCCAATGATGATGCGCCACGTGTTGTCGGAGTTGTCGAACCACGCCGTGGTTGGGTCACGGTAGTCCTTCATGCCGATGCCAGGGGGCGGGTACACGACGGGGTTGGCGGGGTGCTTGACCCACTCACGGAGGAGGGGGTCGCTTGGGTCGGCGGCCTCCGCGAGGCAGGTCACCTGCGCAAACGTCTCGGTGTTCCCCGTGTAGAGCAGGATGACCCTGCCGTCGGGGAGCACGGTGATGGATCCGGTGAGGACGCCCTCGATGTCGTACCAGTGCTCGGGCACCATGGCGAGCGGTAGGTGACGCCAGTGGACCATGTCCCGCGACACGGCATGGCCCCATGAGATGTTGCCCCACCCGGTGCCTCCCGGGTTGTGCTGGTAGAAGAAGTGGTACCATCCTTTGTAGTACACCGGACCTGCAGTGGACAATGCATTTCAGCGAAAGTGCTCTTCCAATACTGAGCTTATATGCATCTGGATGAACattaaaatccaaaaaatatAAGAAAACGAAAAACAGTTTTTTTTTCGATAAACATCAATGAATGTTTTATATACGTGAAAAATTTCATGATGAAAGGACATTTGTGGAGGCCTGACAAATAAATGCACCACGAAATTTCGTATGGAGGTAAAACATTTATCTATGTTCATAGAAAACATTTGTTGTTTTTAAAACTTTTTTTTAAAAGCACTGTTCATCCGGGTGCAATTAGAAACTCTGTCTGAATCTCAGATAATATATTCCGCGCAGGTCACAAAACTTCTGAATAGGAATACTCGATTGGGAGGATTTGTTAGTAACTAACCGTTGGGATCTGCACGGATGTCGCCGGAGAATGCCGCCGCCGGCGAGCAAACAGGAAGCAAAGGCAGCGAGGTCAGTTTCTGGATCAAAGTAACCACGCCCGAGAAAACAAAATTGTGTCTGAATCTGAAGATTTAATCGAACGGAGGATGAACTGGGACGGTACCGTTCTGGTAGTTCTTCTCCGGCTGGAAATGGTAGCCGGTGCGCTGCCACTCCAGCATGGCGTTGCTCCACGGGAAGCCGCCGTGGGAGGAGTATGCCCCAGACACGCCGTGGACCGCCGTAGCCGACGCGGAGGAGACCACCGCGTTCCGGTCGACCCTGCTGGCCCCAAAGACCGCGGCGGGGACGACGAGCGCCACCACAGCCAGCACGGTGGCCCACGCGCGCCACCTGACGCCGCCGCTGGTCCGCCGGTCCTCCTGGCCGTTGGCGTCGGCGGAGGAGGAGGGCAGCGGCTCGTACGCGTAGGGCAGCGGCGGCGTGCCGGGGATGAGGATGCCGCGTGAGGACTCCATGGCGCCGGCGCTCGCCACGAGAATCCCGTGGGAATTTGGTAGATATTCTTTCTCGCCGATGGATGGGTGGTGGGTTCAGTGGGGGGAGCGAGGGAGATTTATACAGAGGGAGGTTTATAGCTGGGGTTTGGTGGTAAAGCTAGATGAGAATTTTAATGGGGAAACACCTCACCTCACACTTAGATTAGTTGCACACATTCTCTTTCTTCTTGTGTTAATTAATGGTAATGAGAAGGGATTGCTCTTGGGCCCGCCGGTTTTTCAGAAAAAATAAGTTTAGAAACAAGACGTCGGCAGAATCACTTTTGTGCCATGTGTTAAAAAGCAAGTTCTATGCTTTTAAAAATTACTTTCTAGAGCATTGTTTTGTTATATTTATTTTAGGGCATAAACGTAATATTTTTTTGTAGGATTTGC
This sequence is a window from Aegilops tauschii subsp. strangulata cultivar AL8/78 chromosome 7, Aet v6.0, whole genome shotgun sequence. Protein-coding genes within it:
- the LOC109766144 gene encoding sucrose:sucrose 1-fructosyltransferase, with translation MESSRGILIPGTPPLPYAYEPLPSSSADANGQEDRRTSGGVRWRAWATVLAVVALVVPAAVFGASRVDRNAVVSSASATAVHGVSGAYSSHGGFPWSNAMLEWQRTGYHFQPEKNYQNDPNGPVYYKGWYHFFYQHNPGGTGWGNISWGHAVSRDMVHWRHLPLAMVPEHWYDIEGVLTGSITVLPDGRVILLYTGNTETFAQVTCLAEAADPSDPLLREWVKHPANPVVYPPPGIGMKDYRDPTTAWFDNSDNTWRIIIGSKNDTDHSGIVFTYKTKDFVSYELIPGYLYRGPAGTGMYECIDMFAVGGGRKASDMYNSTAKDVLYVLKESSDDDRRDYYALGRFDAAANTWTPIDTERELGVALRYDYGRYDASKSFYDPVKERRIVWGYVVETDSWSADAAKGWANLQSIPRTVELDEKTRTNLIQWPVEELDTLRINTTDLSGITVGAGSVVSLPLHQTSQLDIEASFRINASAIEALNEVDVSYNCTMTSGAATRGALGPFGILVLANAALTEQTAVYFYVSKGLDGVLRTHFCHDELRSTHATDVAKEVVGSTVPVLDGEDFSVRVLVDHSIVQSFVMGGRMTATSRAYPTEAIYAAAGVYLFNNATSATITAEKLIVHDMDSSYNRIFTDADLVVLD